Within the Cherax quadricarinatus isolate ZL_2023a unplaced genomic scaffold, ASM3850222v1 Contig203, whole genome shotgun sequence genome, the region ttactgttataacctgctcactagccatggttccaatgaataaaagaaattctttttgttgtgtaaagcacatacaccatacattgtccataaaagataaggtggccttgaagccactgtcggtaaCCAATGGTTTGTATGTCATATTCTCgtattttttggtctcatttgatagaatggaagatatattacagaaatagatataattttgattggtttcatgctgGAAAGTACCTTAGCCCTTTGACTGTTCCGGCCgtacatatacgtcttacgagctagtgttttggacgtatatacagtggaaccccgcccAACGGCAGCATCAAGTAATGGCAAAATTCGTCTAACAGTGCTCTTTGGCATGAAAAAAAGTGGCTCTAGCAACGGCGAAAAACTCATCTAATGGCGTTCAGCCCGagtgggcccagccactccaagactcagaatgccattgtttacaagccgtaGTGGTCAATTTCACGTGTACCTGCGATATATTTTGCATTATTCCAGCGTTTTTAgcacttgtaactgctaaataagccaccatgggccccaagaaagcttctagtgccaagcctgtggtaaaaagggtgagaattacgatggaaatgaaTAAAGATcgttgaaaaatatgaaagtggagtgcgtatgtcTGAGTTGGAAAGGCTGTACAACAAATCCCATTCAATCATCAGTACTATCTTGGACCTGCAAGAACCTcaagtgcaacagcaacagatcacatctcaggaatgttcttcagagcaggaggaagagagacagaggaagatgacttcatcaaggattagggaaatgtgtacaatgtttacaaaggAGCAAGCATTTATcgatgaattttatcctgtcacagctgttgcatgccgtattggcaacatgtacaatgacactcttgtgtcccattttagggaaatcctaaggacatgtgagaaacagagctctcttgacagatttttggtgcaacaggggtccagtgactcccaagctggtcctagtggcattaaaaatccaagaagggaggtaaccccaccaaaggacttggtacctgaagtctttatgaaaGGGGATTCCacttccaaacaatagaacacctGCATCATCTGGCCTCCtactgtctcatcactcatcaacaactccacaataaaagtaagtggcatttaattattgtttattttgcatgtcccttTCATTTTTTGTGTAGGGAAATCTACatttcatgaaaaaaattattttgtttaatacttttgggtgtctggaacggattaattctatttccattatttcttatggggaaaattaatttgactaacgGCAAATTCGACTAACAGCTAGCTCTATAGAACAAATTAAtgccgttggtcgagggtccactctatattcaataattctagtggcttcaaatcaagcaggagaaagatgGAAGGtcaacatgtgagagaatgggtctgtgtggtcagtgtgcactgtataaaaaaaatcctgcagcacgcagtgcatgatgagaaaaaaaaactctgtttctggattaaaacactgactttgaggtgtatctttgtatagtatttatggttgcattgtcgttttcctggtctcatttgatagaatggaaaacatattacagaaataccagtaattttgattagtttcacgatgaaaacgaccgtgaaattgagctcaaagtagcggaaatattcgatttttaccaatgttcacgagtaaacaaatcacaccacacgtccaatacacgtcaactggggagtctaatattctttcactagtgcaatgatattatttataccatttttacaataatgcattagtctgcataacagtaaatcttctgttttttgtgagaataaaatatcaaaacagaaagcaagagtaatataagaggggcctggagatgtgactaatgaacagaggatatgttattttagtgccaataatgtctgcattgtttattctggaccctattttcaaattggcatcttttttaatttgcgtaaaattggccaaattgccaattcctgaccactttattgggtagttaaatcaataaatgggtggtttcttgtactcaatcgatagaaaaaatggagttctaaagaaattgctatgagtttggtcaactggaccactggaattggccgaataTAGGGCTCAAAGCCagtgaaatcgccaatgcgtgTACGTCGcagagatcgctaacttcgctgGAGCATAATtctaagttttcaatcaaattttgtgcttttggtgtcattagcatctgggaaagattctctatcatttcataagaaaaaatcctttttttttttccaaatgcagaagtctgcataacagtaaatcttctattttttgtgtgaataaaaattcaaaatggaaagcaagagtaatataagaggggcctggagacatgactaatgaacagagaaaatgttattgtggtgctaggaatgtctgcattttttattctggaccctattttgaaattgacatctcttgaaatttgtgttaaatggccaaattaccaaatactgaccactttattgggtagctgaaataggtaaatgggtggtttcttgtactcaatcgactgaatagaaggaatactagcgaaatagctatgagtttggtagactggaacaatggaatgggccaaaaatagggtgtaaagtgggtgaaattgctgatgcCTAAATATCActgttgggttaagtgtattctaacctaaccactctgtaatctggcaaaaatCACTAATACAGTATCTCACAGCTCCCGATGATGCCGGATAAGTGATGGACAACCTATACCTCTGCGTCAAACTACAATAACCATCTCTACAAAACCTGCTTAACATAATACTATTGTGTGAACAATATAACACCTGTTAATTATAATACTGATACCTGTATGTCAGCACTACATCAACCATCTCTACATCCCCTCTGACATAATATATAATGCTGGTACCTGTGTCtcaacactacatcaaccagcTCATCAACCTCTGACCATAATACCGGTAcctgtgtgtcaacactacatcaaccagcTCATCAATCTCTGACCATAATGCTGGTACCTGTGTGTAAGCACTGTATTAGCCAGCTCCATATCATCCACCGGCCCTGGTGCTGGTACCTGTGTGAGCTGTTCGGTGGTAGTAAGAAGTCTTGCAAGTGGCGCACAACACAACGGTGTGGTATCCAGCAGAGTGGGACGACTGTTTGTTAAGAAGGGCTTCATGAACTTCACGTCAAACTTTGACCAGATGCGGAAGAGCCAAGCTTTCTCAATCTTACTAGAGTGGCTTGAGTCGGCTGAGCAgtctcctccctcttctcctcctaGACCCTGCAAAACAAAAAATTTTAGAATGTCATTCAAAAATACAAGTTTAAAAATGCCAACACAAAAAATAATTAGCATTCCTAAATTACCTTACAAATAATATCAATATTTCAAAATGGATTTAAAAAATCAAAGCATTAAAATACTCTTTCCCAAAATATCATGGATTCGAAGTGATTTTAGAATAAGATTCATAAGAAAAGAAGAGAAATATTTAACTGAGAACTGCTGTGCATGTATATACTGGGTCAATTTGAGTAGTTATCCTAAAGTCCAACAATTAAACTACAAAGTGAATAGTGTAATGTAACACTGGAAAGCTGAGAATCACCAGTATATAGATCCAtttacagaataaaaaaaaattactttggaAAAAAGTTACGTGCATTTGTATATGTATCATATGCTCATAACTACAAATTTCACATCAATTATAAACCAAACAAATTAAATCACTCAACATTTATTTCCATGGCTTCACATACATAGTCACTGATCTTTCATTTAAAACTAATCTAAACCTCAAGGTCCTCTTAAAGTACTTAATATTTATTTATGGAAAGAACTACAGTAGATCATCTGATAAAAATGTGATCTGTTAACACATTTCTACAAAATTGTGGGATAT harbors:
- the LOC128693668 gene encoding sodium/hydrogen exchanger 9-like isoform X2, whose translation is MFQEYKSIDGSWGLGGEEGGDCSADSSHSSKIEKAWLFRIWSKFDVKFMKPFLTNSRPTLLDTTPLCCAPLARLLTTTEQLTQVPAPGPVDDMELANTVLTHRTEIPSMMTCL
- the LOC128693668 gene encoding sodium/hydrogen exchanger 6-like isoform X1, whose translation is MFQEYKSIDGSWGLGGEEGGDCSADSSHSSKIEKAWLFRIWSKFDVKFMKPFLTNSRPTLLDTTPLCCAPLARLLTTTEQLTQDRDPLNDDLPLDDTLIGSGGVRTSIDSTSKVSMFI